Within Bradymonas sediminis, the genomic segment TGCGCGGGATCGCGATGCGCGCGTTGGCGGGCAGATCTTCGAGATTCACCCAACCATCATAGGTTAAAAAGGGATGATTGCCGGTCGCCGTGATCGTCTTTCCTTGAGCGGTACGAAGCTCAAAAACCGGCTTGATTCCGTTGAAGACAACATCAGTAACGTCGCGGCTACGCAAACGGCGCGCGTCGTCGACCGCGTGAATACGCCAGGGGCGGCGGTTGTTGAAAAGGGCTTCGACCGATATTTGCTCACCTGTCTCGGCGTGCGTGATCTCGGTGTCCCCCACGACACATTTGTTGAACCCGTAGCCGGCGAAATACGCCATCAGGTCGAAGATCTCGGCGGCCTTGTCGGCGTCGACCTCGTTTTTGATCGCGCCGTCGACAAAGAGCTTCTTTTGCTGCTCCATGACCGACGCTTTTTTCTTGCCCATCGCGCGCCGGAGAATATCGGCGCCGCCCAGCGAGTAGCCGGCCACCGTCCGCGCGGTCTGCATGACCTGCTCCTGGTAGACCATGACGCCGTAGGTCGGCTTGAGCACGTCTTCGAGCCAGGGATGCGGGTATTCGACCTTTTTTCGGCCGTGTTTTCGGTCGATGAAGTCATCGACCATGCCCGAGCCCAGCGGGCCGGGGCGGTACAGCGCCACCGACGCGACGATATCCTCGAAGGTATTGGGCTTGAGCTTTTTCAACAGCTCCTGGAAGCCCGAGGACTCCAATTGGAACACGCCGGTGGTATTACCCGACGAGATCAGGTCGAAGATCGCCGGGTCATCCATCGGGATGGCGTCGATATCAAAGGGCTCGCCTGGGGTCTGCAGCTCGACCTTAAGCGGCTTCGAGTTGATGATCTTGAGCGCCGTGTCGATGACCGTGAGGGTCTTAAGCCCCAAAAAGTCGAATTTGACCAGCCCGGCTTCCTCGACCTCTTCTTTGGCGAATTGGGTCACCTTCTCGCCGTCGGAGCCGCGCGAAATCGGCACATATTCCCACAGCGGGCGCTCCGAGATGACCACGCCCGCGGCGTGAATGCCCGCCTGGCGGTTCAGGTTCTCCAGCGCCAGCGCGATGTCAAAGAGCGCGTCGACCAGCGGGTCCTCGGCGCGCATATCCCGAAGCCTCGACTCCTGCTCGAGCGCCTCGGACAGCGAGATGCCGATCTGGTCGGGGATAAGCTTCGACATCTTGTCGGCTTCGCCGTAATTAAAGTTCAGCGCGCGCGCCACGTCGCGCACCACGGCCTTGGCCTTGAGCTGGCCGTAGGTGATGATCTGGCCGACGTTATCCGCCCCATATTTATGGTGCACATACTCGATGACCTCGCCGCGCCGATTCATGCAGAAGTCGATGTCGAAGTCCGGCATCGACACGCGCTCCGGGTTCAAAAAACGCTCGAAGAGCAGGTCGTAGGGCATCGGGTCGATGTCGGTGATCTCGAGTGAATACGCGACCAGACTACCGGCACCGGAACCACGCCCCGGGCCGACCGGGATGCTCTGCTCCTTGGCCCAGCGGATAAAGTCCCACACGATGAGGAAATACCCCGGGAAGTCCATCTGCCGGATGATGCCGATCTCCTCGGCCAGCCGGTCGAGATAGACCTGGCGGTCGTACTCCAGGCCGAGGCGGTCGAAGTCGGCAAAACGCGCGTTCAGGCCCTCCCGCGAGACATGCTCGAAATACTCGTGAATCCCGTCCTTATAGTCGGTGATATTATTGGCCTGAATAAACTCCTCAGGCACCCCATATTGGGGCAAAAATATCTCGCCGAGCGGGATCTCAAGGTCGCACATGTCCGCGATTTTTAAGGTGTTATCGCAGGCCTCGGGCACGTGGGCGAAGACCTCGCGCATCTCGTCGGCGCTGCGGATATAGTGCTGGTCGACCCCGTGCTCCATCAGCCGCTCAAGGTCGACCTTTTTGCCCAATTGGATGGCCATCAGCACGCCGTGGGCGCGCGCGTCCTCGCGCTCCATATAGTGGCAGTCGTTGGTCGCCACCAGCGGGATGCCCAACTCCCGGCTAAACTCGATGAGCTGGTCGTTGCACTTTTGCTGCTCGGGGAAGGCGTTGTCGATAAGCTCCAGATAATAATGTTCGGGGCCGAATATCTCCAAATATTCCTGGGCGATCTTGCGTGCATCTGCGACGTCGCCGCGCAAGATCGACTGGTTCACCTCGCCGCCCAGATCCCCCGACAGACAGATCAACCCCTCCGAATACTCGGCCAGAAGCTTGCGGTCGATCCGCGGCACCCCCGAGCGCTCATGAAACCCCTTCATCCACCCCATCGAGTTCAAATACATCAGGTTTTTATACCCCTGATGATTCTTGGCCAGGATGGTCACGTGGTAGCTCTTGGCGTCCATGGAGGTCTCGTAATCCTCCTTGGTCAGGTAGAGCTCACACCCGATGATCGACTTAAGCCCCGCCTTTTTGGCCGCCTTCTGAAAATCCACCGCCCCATACATATTGCCGTGGTCGGTCATCGCCACCGCGTCCATGCCGAGCTCTTTGACCCGCGCCATCAGGTCGGGGATCTTAATCGCCCCGTCCAAAAGGCTATATTGAGTGTGCACGTGTAGATGTACGAAGTCGGCCATGATGTGGTGTGTGGTGCGAGGGTCGTGGGTGGGCAAATACGTTGCGGGCGCACCGTAGTTTATCCGGCTAAAAAGGTCCATTGGGACCTTGGGGTTGGGCGTCGCGATCCGCCGCGATTCGCGGGTGCGTTACTCGCGCCGCGGGCTCCCTACGCCACGCTTCGGTCACCGCGCGGCTACAAGGCCTGCGCAACCCACGGACGTAGCGAAGCGGAGTCCGGATTGGTAGCCGTGGGTGAGTCCCTGTAATTCCCAATGATTACGGATGGTTGGAGGTTGTTGAGATGCCTGCGGTCGTCGCGCGGCAAGGAGCCCTCGGGAGGTCATCGCGCGGCCTCGCCTACCTCAGGCGCCTCGAGCGTCTGGGCGGCGTTTCGCCGATCGCCGATCCGGAGCTTGAGGGCGCGCCGATCTAAGGCAGCAGTTTTGAGCCGCTATAAACGGTCGTCGACCGTTCGCGCGTGGCTCCGTCAGCCAAAATACACCCACCACGACCGTCTGCGCAGGCTCGCCGAGCCTCCCCAGGCGGTCGTGGTGGGTTTGGGGAGGGTCGGCGAGCCGGATCTGGGGGGCGTCGACCGTTTGTAGAGGGTCGCCGAGCCAGATCGGACGCTCCCCGACCGTCCGCGTAGCCTCGCGACCCTAAAACTCCCTCACTCCCCGAAATTTATCCGTCTCCCATCGCTCCAACACCTCCTTCGCCGCCTCCCAATCCGGCATCAGCTCACCCAAAACCTGCCAGAACGCCGGGTCGTGGTGGCGGTGGCGCAGGTGGGCGACCTCGTGGGCGCAGACGTATTCCAGCGCGACTCGGGGGGCCTGGATGAGGCGCCAGTGGATGCGCAGGACGCCGTCTTTGCCGCAGGTGCCCCACATATCCTGGTAGTCGGCGAGCGCGACCGGGGTGTCGGCGAGTTCGGGGGCGAGGCGCGCGGCGTAGCGGGCGCAGAAATGGCGGGCGTCTTTGAGCGCCCGGGCGCGCAGCCAGGCGTTAAACGCGTGGCGCAGCGCGGCGCGCCGGCGCGCGGGGCTTAAGCCGCGGGGCACCTCGACGTGGAAGCGGCTGGGGCAGCGGATCGTGACCTTGTCGACGTCGGCCTCGGTGATCTCGAGCATCAGGTTTCGGCCGCGGTACATCAGCTTGGCGCCGCGCTCCCAGCTTTGCGGGAGGGCGTCGCGGCGCGCCTCGCCGCGCTGCAGCTCCCGAAACGCCTGGTAGATGGCGCGGCGTTTTTTGAGCAGAAACGCCTCGACGCTGCCCGGGCCGTCGGGCGGCGTGTTTTGGGGGGCGATGACGAGGACCTCGGCGGGGGTGAGCTCCACGCGCTTTTGGGTGGCGCGCGGGCTTCGGCGCACCCTATACGGGATCACCGTGTCGCCGACCTTTAACGCGCCGGTTTCTGGCATTTGAGGGGGTGGGCTCATGATTTGGGGTAATGCTTGAGGGCGAAGGTCTCGATCTTTTCGGGCAGCCCCTGCCAGGGCGCGACCTTGCGGCGCACCAGCATATGGCGCACCTGCTGGCGCAGGTTCTGGCGCACGGAGTCCTTGTCTTGCCAGCGGACCGGGGCGTGGTCGTCGGATTGGTAGAGGGCGGCGATATCCTCGGCCAGCGCCTCGAGCGCGCTCAAACTCTCGGCGCGGTCGCTGCCCTCGGCGAACGCCTGCTTATATGGGTCGGACGGGGCGTCGTCGGGGGCGTCGCCTTCGTCCTCCTTGTTGGGCACGTTGGCCTTGAGGATCGACCAGATCCCGTAGGCGCGCGGGCCCAGCCGCGAGCCCTGGTGGGCGGCGTCCTCGGCCTGCAGGTCGCGGGCGACCTCCTCTAAGGCGTCGAGCTTGTCGGCGGCGTCGAAGAGGCCGAGCTGGAACGAGGCGATAAGCTCCTTAAGCCGTTCGCTAAACGTCGCGTAGCGCTCGGCGTTCTCGCCCATTTTTTCGCCGATGATCTTTTTGAGCTCGGCGGTCTTTCGCACCGCGGCGGTCTCCAGATCCCGGGCGTCGGCTTCGTCGCTCTCGTCGAAATCCTTATAAAAATCAGGGTCGCTCAACGGGCGCATGCGACACAGCTCGCGGATCCCGGTGACCTCGAGGTGCTCGGTGAGCATCTGGCGGATCTTGGCGCTATAATGGGCCATGCTCAGGTCGGGCTCCTCTTGCTCCCACTGCAATTTACCCACCGGGATCATGGCCGTGACCAGCTTGAGGTCGGGGGCAAAGGGGATGACCGCCGGGTCGGGCATCAGCGCGCTATAGAGGGCGATAAAGGGCTTGGCCTCGGCGCAGAAATCGTAATAGCGGTCGACGCCGCCCAGGGCGAGCACCGCCTCGCGGGCGTCGTGGCGCACCGAGGGGTCGACGAACGCCATGACCTTGCGGTGGGCGTCGCGCAGGTCGTCGAGCAGCGCCGACTCGGGGCGCATCGCGTTTTGGACGTCGTCGGCGCGGTAGGCCGAGAGGGCCTCTTGCAGGTTCTGGGAGACGCCAAAATAGTCGACGATCAGCCCGTAGGGTTTGTCGCGAAAGCGGCGGTTGGTGCGGGTGATGGCCTGAAGCAGGTTATGGTCCCGCAGCGATTTATCGAGGTACATCGCCTGCTCCACCGGGGCGTCGAAGCCGGTCAAAAGTTTGTCGCAGACGATGAGGAAGTAGAGCTCGCTCTCGGGGTCGCGAAAGCGCTGGATGGCGTCTTTTTGCTCGGCCTCGCTCAACTGAAAGCGCAGCACCCCGCGCACGCTCTCATCCTCCAGCACCTCGCCGGCATCATTGGCGTTGGCCGAGTAGATGGCGGCGCTGTGGGTCGTGGCGCGCTGGCGAGCGTCGGATTCGGAGAGGCCTTTTTGCTCGACGTACCAGCGGGCGATGACCGCATCGAGGGCCTTTTTATGCTCGGCGACAGCGCGGCGGTCGACGGTGACGATCTGGGCTTTGTAGCCGTCGGGGTGGATGTGGGCGCGGAAGTGCTGCCAGATATCGGCGGCGATCTGCGCAATGCGGGAGGGGAGGCGCGCCAGATCGCTGCGGGTGACGCCGCGTTCTTTGAGTTTGCGGCGCGTCTCGTCGTCTTCGGCGGCGAAGTAGCGCTCAAAAGCCGCGTCGATTTCGGCGTCTTCCAGATGCCAGTCGGTGAGGCGCGCGGTGTAGAGCACCTTGACCGTGGCCCCGTCGCGCACGGCCTCGTCGATGCCATACTTATCTAAATAGCCTTCGCCGGGGGCGCCAAAGTTGGCGTAGGTGTCTTTGTCGTTCTTTTTGACGGGCGTGCCGGTGAAGCCGAAGAAAAAGGCGTCGGGGAAGGTCGCGCGAAGGTAAGCGCCCAAGAGCTCTTCCTGGGTGCGGTGGCATTCGTCGACCAGCAAGATCCAGTTTGCGCTCTGGGGTGCGGCGAGCTCGGCCATGGCGGCCTGGCGCTCGCGCATGCTGCCGGATTCGAAGCGGGGGTCCTCGCCATCGAACTTAAAGATCGTGGAGGTGATCACGCGCCCCGGACTCTCTTGCTCAATCAGCGCCCGTAGCTCGCCAGTGGAGCGCGCGTGTTTGGGGTTGGGCAGCCCGCAGGCCCGAAAGGTGCCGGTGATCTGGGCGTCGAGGTCTTTGCGGTCGGTCACCACCAGGATATTGGGGTTTTTGAGGCGCGCATGCTCAATGCCCCGGTGGAACTTGAGCTTGAGGGCGGCGAATACCATCGTGAGCGACTTGCCCGAGCCCTGGGTATGCCAGATCAGCCCCTTGCGGTGTTCGCCGTCGATGACGCGCTCGACCATCTTGTTGACGGCGCGGAGCTGCTGGTAGCGGCAGATCTTTTTGACGACCTTCTGGCCCGAGGCGTCGCGCTCAAAGACGATGAAATGGGCGATGAGATCGAGCAGGCGCGCGGGCGTCAGAAGCTCGGTGAAGCCGCGTTCCATGGCCTGGGTTTTGGCGAATGCGTTGCCGGGAAAGGTGGATTCCGGCCAGTCGAACCAGTATTGGAGCGGCGAGTGGGTGGCGGCGTAGCGCATGAGCGCGCCGGTGGTCACGATATTGAAGGCGTTGGGCGCAAAGAGGGCGTCGACGTGGGTCTCGTAGCGGCGGATCTGCGCGATGCCTTTCTCCAGGCCGCCGGTGAGGTCTTTGGCCTCGATCACCACCAGCGGGATGCCGTTGACGAAGACCACGAGGTCGGCCTCAATCACCTTGCCGCCCCCCTTCACATAAAACTGCCGGGTGACCCCCCAGGTGTTGTTCTCCAACGCGTCGAAATCCAGGAGCTTGATCGTCGTCGAGGTCGACTCGCCAGACACCTTTTTGGACGCCTGCCCCCGCAGGCGCTTAAACCACGCCTCGTTATCGCTCAACCCCGCGAGCTCATTATAAACGCTTAGCGCCGTCTCCCGCGGGACGTGGTTGATGCGCATCAGCGCGTCGACGAGCGTGTCTTTCAACAAGACCCGCTCAAGGCTCTCCCGTTGCGCGTTCACTTCGGCGGCGCTCAGCTCGGTGTAGCCCAGCGTTTCGAGGAATCGCAGGCCCGGGATTTCGACGGCGCTTTCTTCGCTCATAGCTGGATCACTCGGCCTGGGCCTCGGCGGGAGCCTCGGCGTTTAAGAGGGCTGGGAGGTCGAGGGTGTTGACGCGGACCTTTCCGGTGAGGAGGTCTTGGAGGAGACCCTTTTTAAGTTGATAATATTGTGTAAGGGAATTGTTGTTTTGTCTGATACTGTTTTTGATGGAGGAAATTTGATCTGCAATTTTTATTTGTTCGTTTTTTGGTGGTATTGGCACAAGGCAATTCTCAATCTCCGACTTGCTAATATGTGGGAGGTCCATTCCTTTCTGTGTTTTTTGTAAATACCCTTGGACGAACTTTGATTCGGCTAAAAGCCCAACAAAGTCGAGTAGGATTTCATTTGAAATAGGTAGGAAACGGCCTACACGTTGTAATAATAATGCAGGTAAGTCATTTTTTTGAATCTGAGCAGTTTTAAATCCATCGTTTATAAATGGTCGATCCATGCCGATTACGACATCACCGTCTTTTAGCAGATATTGTCTAAATTCATCCCGCCGTGTAGTTGGAAAAAAACATGTGTTGCCCTCAGACCAGTTTATTGTCCCTACACCCACGTTGGACCCACGGAGCAACCTATCACCTTGTTGAGAAAACTCGTTGCTTTTAAAAGGATAACCTGTTTGGAACGGAGCAACTTCGCCTAACTTATATACTTTCCACGACCTCGGAATCTCCCCGATCGCCGTCTTCTTGAACTCGGTGTGGCCGATGCCCCGGGTCAGCAGTTCCTGGAGGAGCCCCCTCTTGACCGTGCGGGTCTGCTCGATGACCGCCTCGGTGGCCTCGATGGCCTCGTCGACGCTGGAGAGGATGGCGGCGATTTTCTTTTGTTCGGGGAGGGGGGGAACATTTACATGGTGAAACTTTAACTCTGAACGACGAATATGACGCATCGTCGAACCGTGTGATGCATCAGCAAGAGCGTCGATTGAATTTTCAAGCACAAATTTCAAGAAATGATGATCTACGCTTGGCTTTGGGACCACTTTGAAAAGGTGCTGATTTAATATTGCAGGGCCGCCATTCCAAAACGTAACCATCAATGTCGCCGACCATGAAAATATCAAGTCGCCGTTTTGAAGTAAGTTCTTTTCGTTTACATCGTCGCCAGAATAGAAGTCATAATCAGGCGAAGTCCCAGTGAGTTGTCCAATTCTCACAACTGGCAGGCCTTTCGTCTCTAAGTCAGCGGGTTTAAAAGCTCTGCCATTATGATAATAAGCTAAGTTGACGAGGGGTAAGTTTTTCCAACCTTCCGGTACCTTATTCACCATAACCCAACTCCTCCAGATACGCGTTCATCTGAGCTTCGGCCGCATCTCGCTTTGCCGTCAATTCCCGCAGCTTCTTCACTTCGGCGTCGACGTCGATGGGGGGCGGGGGCGGGTCGGTTTGGACGTAGCGGGAGAGGTTGAGGTTGTAGTCGTTGTCGGCGATTTCGCTCATCTCGACGACCCTGGCGAGGAGTTCTTGGTCCTCGTACTCGTGGACGGCGGAGGAGAGGCGAGCGACGTGGTCGTCGGTGAGGTAGTTCTGGGTTTTGTCTTCGGCGATGTGTTTCTCGCCATTGACGATGAGCACCTTCTCGCGGCGCTCGGGGGCTTTGTTCTTGTTGATGACGACGATCGCGGCGGGGATGCCGGTGCCATAGAACAAGTTATTGCCGAGGCCGATGACGGCCTCGATGAGGTCGGCCTGGAGGAGTTTGGTGCGGATTTTACCCTCGCGACCGCCGCGGAAGAGCACGCCGTGGGGGACGACGACGGCCATGCGTCCGGTGGGTTTGAGGCTGGCGACCATATGCTGGATGAAGGCGAAATCGCCGTAGCTTTTGGGCGGCACGCCGTAGACGTCGCGGCCGAAGGGGTCGCCGTTTTTCCAGACCTTATTGCCCCAGTTTTTCAGCGAGAAGGGCGGGTTGGCGAGCACCATATCGAATTGCTGGAGGGTGCCGTCGGGGTTGAGGAGTTTGGGGTCGAGCAGGGTGTCGCCGCGCATAATTTTGGCGTCGTCGATATCGTGCAGCAGCAGCGACATCTTGCCGATGGCCCAGGTGTTGAGGTTCTTTTCCTGGCCGTAGAGCGAGAGGGATTTGGGGTTCTGGCCCTGCTCGAGCAGGTATTTCCAGCAGACGAGCAGCATGCCGCCGGCGCCACACGCGGGGTCGTAAATGGTCATGCCCGGCTCAGGCCGCAGAATCTCCACCATCAAACGCACGACCTGCTTCGGCGTATAAAACTCGCCGCCCTTCTTGCCGGCGTCGTCGGCGAATTGCGCGATCAGGTACTCGTAGGCGTCGCCGAGCATATTGGCGTCGACGCGCTTGTTGGTCAGGGGGCCGAGCTCTTCGAAATGCACCATCAGCGCTTCGATCAGCGC encodes:
- a CDS encoding M48 family metallopeptidase, with amino-acid sequence MSPPPQMPETGALKVGDTVIPYRVRRSPRATQKRVELTPAEVLVIAPQNTPPDGPGSVEAFLLKKRRAIYQAFRELQRGEARRDALPQSWERGAKLMYRGRNLMLEITEADVDKVTIRCPSRFHVEVPRGLSPARRRAALRHAFNAWLRARALKDARHFCARYAARLAPELADTPVALADYQDMWGTCGKDGVLRIHWRLIQAPRVALEYVCAHEVAHLRHRHHDPAFWQVLGELMPDWEAAKEVLERWETDKFRGVREF
- a CDS encoding type I restriction endonuclease subunit R gives rise to the protein MSEESAVEIPGLRFLETLGYTELSAAEVNAQRESLERVLLKDTLVDALMRINHVPRETALSVYNELAGLSDNEAWFKRLRGQASKKVSGESTSTTIKLLDFDALENNTWGVTRQFYVKGGGKVIEADLVVFVNGIPLVVIEAKDLTGGLEKGIAQIRRYETHVDALFAPNAFNIVTTGALMRYAATHSPLQYWFDWPESTFPGNAFAKTQAMERGFTELLTPARLLDLIAHFIVFERDASGQKVVKKICRYQQLRAVNKMVERVIDGEHRKGLIWHTQGSGKSLTMVFAALKLKFHRGIEHARLKNPNILVVTDRKDLDAQITGTFRACGLPNPKHARSTGELRALIEQESPGRVITSTIFKFDGEDPRFESGSMRERQAAMAELAAPQSANWILLVDECHRTQEELLGAYLRATFPDAFFFGFTGTPVKKNDKDTYANFGAPGEGYLDKYGIDEAVRDGATVKVLYTARLTDWHLEDAEIDAAFERYFAAEDDETRRKLKERGVTRSDLARLPSRIAQIAADIWQHFRAHIHPDGYKAQIVTVDRRAVAEHKKALDAVIARWYVEQKGLSESDARQRATTHSAAIYSANANDAGEVLEDESVRGVLRFQLSEAEQKDAIQRFRDPESELYFLIVCDKLLTGFDAPVEQAMYLDKSLRDHNLLQAITRTNRRFRDKPYGLIVDYFGVSQNLQEALSAYRADDVQNAMRPESALLDDLRDAHRKVMAFVDPSVRHDAREAVLALGGVDRYYDFCAEAKPFIALYSALMPDPAVIPFAPDLKLVTAMIPVGKLQWEQEEPDLSMAHYSAKIRQMLTEHLEVTGIRELCRMRPLSDPDFYKDFDESDEADARDLETAAVRKTAELKKIIGEKMGENAERYATFSERLKELIASFQLGLFDAADKLDALEEVARDLQAEDAAHQGSRLGPRAYGIWSILKANVPNKEDEGDAPDDAPSDPYKQAFAEGSDRAESLSALEALAEDIAALYQSDDHAPVRWQDKDSVRQNLRQQVRHMLVRRKVAPWQGLPEKIETFALKHYPKS
- a CDS encoding restriction endonuclease subunit S, whose translation is MVNKVPEGWKNLPLVNLAYYHNGRAFKPADLETKGLPVVRIGQLTGTSPDYDFYSGDDVNEKNLLQNGDLIFSWSATLMVTFWNGGPAILNQHLFKVVPKPSVDHHFLKFVLENSIDALADASHGSTMRHIRRSELKFHHVNVPPLPEQKKIAAILSSVDEAIEATEAVIEQTRTVKRGLLQELLTRGIGHTEFKKTAIGEIPRSWKVYKLGEVAPFQTGYPFKSNEFSQQGDRLLRGSNVGVGTINWSEGNTCFFPTTRRDEFRQYLLKDGDVVIGMDRPFINDGFKTAQIQKNDLPALLLQRVGRFLPISNEILLDFVGLLAESKFVQGYLQKTQKGMDLPHISKSEIENCLVPIPPKNEQIKIADQISSIKNSIRQNNNSLTQYYQLKKGLLQDLLTGKVRVNTLDLPALLNAEAPAEAQAE
- a CDS encoding type I restriction-modification system subunit M, which codes for MSDTLTLPELERHLWKSADILRGSIDAADYKHYIFGLLFYKRLCDVWQEEYDQRIAEFGDKTLASMPEEHRFHVPPGSHWKDIRESSVDIGERLNVAFRAIEDASPRVKGVFADVDFANKERFPDALIEALMVHFEELGPLTNKRVDANMLGDAYEYLIAQFADDAGKKGGEFYTPKQVVRLMVEILRPEPGMTIYDPACGAGGMLLVCWKYLLEQGQNPKSLSLYGQEKNLNTWAIGKMSLLLHDIDDAKIMRGDTLLDPKLLNPDGTLQQFDMVLANPPFSLKNWGNKVWKNGDPFGRDVYGVPPKSYGDFAFIQHMVASLKPTGRMAVVVPHGVLFRGGREGKIRTKLLQADLIEAVIGLGNNLFYGTGIPAAIVVINKNKAPERREKVLIVNGEKHIAEDKTQNYLTDDHVARLSSAVHEYEDQELLARVVEMSEIADNDYNLNLSRYVQTDPPPPPIDVDAEVKKLRELTAKRDAAEAQMNAYLEELGYGE